A region of the Ignavibacteria bacterium genome:
TTATTATTGGGTTTAAATTCAGTGCCAGCATATATATTTCCAATACCTTCGATAAAAGCATTGCTTCCGGGTTTACCTGCGGTGAAAATATATTTCTGTTTATTGGAAAAGAAGTCTTCGAGATTTTTAATAAAATTTTTCCCACTGCCAAACATTTGCCAAGTATTATCTTTGTTGGCTTCTTCAGGAATGAATTCAACTTTATATTTATTTAGAATTTTTATTTCAGTATTGCTTAATTCTGTCTTTTTAGAATCTATAGTTTTCAGGAAGTTTGCAATTTCAAACCTTGAGAGGTTGGGGTTATCTTCGTCGTAATTAATAATTTTTTTAACAGTCATTTCTTTAAGAAAATCGTACACGGGGTATTCAATAGAGACGTTTTCTATTTGCGGATAGCAAATTGAGCTAAGAGATAGTAAAAATATCAGGATATGGAAAATTTTCATGTTAAAAATATAATAATGTATAAATTAAATAAATATGAGTAATTAAAAAAGATAAATAAAAAGAAAAGAGCAAAATGAGAACGAAATGAGAAAAATCTCAATCTAACTATTCATGATTAAATTTGCTATCTTTGCAACATAATCATTTATAATGGCAGGAAATGATACTCATTGATTTAATATATAACCTATCAGTATTAGCAGCGTTAAGCGTTCTATCCGGATTCATAGATACCAGATACAGCAGAAAAAAATTATCGGGGAAAATAATTCAGGGATTACTTTTTGGGGCAGTGGTAATTATAGGTATGATGAATCCTTTTGTTTTTACAGAAGGAATAATATTTGACGGCAGGACGATAGTGATAAGTTTATGTACATTGTTCTTCGGTCCGATATCGGGAGTAATATCATCTTTGATAGGAATAGTTTACAGAACATACATAGGCGGCGGCGGATTAGTTATGGGTACGCTAACGATAGTTGAGGCATTTGTATTCGGATACATTTTTTATTATTTAAGGAAAAAAGGAAAGCTAAGTCTTAAAAAACGGAATTTGTATTTACTGGGTTTTACGGTTCATCTTATGATGCTAATCCTGATGTTTACATTACCGAGTGAGCATATATTAGAAAGCTTTAGCGTCCTTACTTTGACAGTTATCGGTATTTATCCGGTTATAACTCTTATAATAGGAAAGGTTTTGTCAGACCAGGAAGAGAATATAATGTTTGTTGAGGCGATTAAAGAGAGTGAAGAGAAATACAGGAGCATAACTGAAAACTCATATGATCTAATAGCTTTACTTGATTTAAACTGGAAATACATTTATTACAACAATACACATAAAGACATTCTTGGTTATGATGAGGAAGAGCTGTACGGGAAGAAGGTTTCGGATTTCTTTCATCCGGATAATTCCATAGACTTAAATGTTTTTTTTGACAAATGCAAAAACAGTAATGATAAATCGGAGACATTATCAATAAAGATAAGATGCAAAGACGGAGAGTATAAGCTTCTTAATCACAGGATTAAAGCACTGGAGAATGAATATAAAGAAATAGATAAAATTCTATTAATAGGGCAGGATATAACTAAACAGAAGAAGGCAGAAGAAGAGCTTTTAGTCGCAAAAGAAAAAGCGGAAGAAAGCGACAGACTAAAGACAGCATTTCTTCAGAATATGTCACATGAGATAAGGACTCCGCTAAATGGAATATTAGGTTTTGCAGAACTTTTGCACACAGAAGAAACGAACAAAGAAGAAATAATTAAATATTCGGGTATTATTCAAAGCAGCGGTAATCGTTTACTGGAGCTGATTAATGATATAATCGAGATATCAAAAATTGAGACCGGTAACATGAGCGTATGTATGAAGAGTATATCGATGCATACGATGATGCAAAACGTAATTAACCAGTTTCTTTTAAAGTCGGAAGAACGGGGTATTGAGTTAAGACTTCAGCAATCCGAAGATGTACTATTTGAGTCTGATGAGAAAATGCTGAGTCAGATACTTACAAATTTAATTAACAATGCTTTGAAGTTCACAAAGCACGGCAGTGTTGAAATTAACTATTCTATACAGGGAAATGAAATATTATTTTCAGTGAAAGACACGGGACAGGGAATTCATGAAGAGCATCAGGATAAAATATTCAGCAGGTTTTATCAGGTGGATATGTCTATGTCGAGAGGATATGAAGGTGCAGGTTTAGGGCTTTCGATATGCAAAGGACTTGTGGAGACTCTGAAAGGGAAGATATGGCTGAAGTCAGAATTAGGGAAGGGAACAGAATTTTATTTTTCAATACCATACGTTAAAGCTGCGGAAATAGAGCCAGAGAGCGAAAAGTCCGAAGTATCAATAATAAAGGCCAGCAAAAAAGTTCTTATTGCAGAGGATGATGAAATGAGTTTTGATTATTTGAATATAATTCTTACCAGCCTTAATTTTGATGTAATAAGAGCAGAGGACGGAAAAGAAGCGGTCGATATTTGCTTTGAGAGAAATGACATTGACATGGTTTTAATGGACATTAAGATGCCTGTAATGAGCGGACTAAGTGCGACTAAGCTTATAAAAGAAAGGATGCCGAAATTACCAATAATTGCACAAACTGCATATGCATTCAGTACTGAAAAGGAAGTCGCGATAAATGCGGGGTGTGATGATTACGTAACTAAACCTATAGAAAAGGATGTCTTGCTAAAAGTGATATCAAAATACATACAATAAATAATTTACCAAAAATATGAGAACAGAACTCAAAAAAGATGAAAAAGTAATACTTATAACGAGGCCTCACTGGTTTACGATGGTATTAAAATATTTAATTGGATTGATAGGAATTGCGGCAGGAATTACACTTATGTTTTTTGCTCTTGCGGTAGTTGCTATTCCTGTTATGGTTGTATCCGCTGTATATCTTGCATATAAAATATTAGAAAGGAACAGAAATATATGGGCAGTTACTAATATGAGGGTAATAGATGAAGAGGGTGTATTTTCAAGTGATACGAAAGAAAGTCCGCTTGATAAGATAAATAATGTTTCTTACTCTCAATCATTTTGGGGCAAGATATTCGGATATGGTAACGTTGATATACAAACAGCGGCGGAGATAGGGGAAACAACTTACAATTATGTTGAGAAACCCGGTAAGTTGAAAGATGCGATAACCACGATGCAGGAGGAATACAAGAAGATGCAGATGAAAAATCAGGCGAAAGAATTTGCAAATGCAATTGGGAATTCGAGTGATAATGACATAGGTACCGAGCTGGAGAAACTAAATCAGTTGAAAGAAAAGGGTGTTATAACGGAAGAGGAGTTTCAAGCCGGAAAGAAAAAGTTACTTGAGTAGTATTTAATTTTAGTTGCTGTACAAAAAGAAGAGCTTTGTCCGTTAAGAATATAGTATTAAATGTTAACAAACAAAAGAGTTTATTATCAATTTTTGTTTTACCGCAAATCTTGCAAATAACTCAGAGAAAAAATTATTCTCACTTTAGAAAAGGAGCTATGTAATAGATTTTTCAGATAGCTCATAAAGTTAGAACGGAGTTCACGGCGCAGCCCAGGGCTACAAACAAAATACGAAAAACAAATTATAGAGATTATTAACGCAAGGGTCGTCCGCCGCGGTGGATCTACGACTCGAAGAGCAAAGATAGCAAAGGGAACATAGAAAATTGTTTTATCTGTTTTTTAAATTTTGAAAATTAAAATGTTTTTATTTTTGTAAAAAGTTTGGTTTTATTACAACCATTTTACGGATAACAGCACGGTGGGAAAAATTATTTTATTGAGAAGTGTTTTAACATTTTATCGGATACAGAAAATAAGAAAGAGAAATAAAAAAGAGAAAGGAAGTTCCTTTCTCTTTTTCATTTATATAAATTTTATGTATTTAGTTTGATTGTTGTATTTCGTTTTCAGACTCTCTTTGCTTTCTTTGGGATGTCCTCTGCGATTTTGTCATACCGTTATCACCGAAGTTATAAGTAATAGTAAAGAAAGCTGATCTTGAATTTGACTTCTGCTGAATTATCTGAGTAAAATTATTACCAGAGTTGTAAGCGGAAAATCTCTGCTGATTGAATAAGTCATTAACTCTGAAACCTATGATAAACCTTTTATCAAAAAAGCTTTTTTGAAGTGCGATGTTCATAGACTGCATAGGTTCAATATTCCCCTGTGCGGAAAGCTGTTCACCGTAATAGAAATAAGTAAACTGTACATCGAATAAATCAGGAATAGCAGCATTCGTTGAAAACCTTGCTGACCATGCATTATACGTTTTGTCAAAATTAAAAAGGTTACTATTATCATAGATGTTAGTATTAAAATAACTAACGCTTCCGTTTACAGTCCACCATTTAGCAAGTCCGCCTTGTACAATAAATTCCATACCGTAAGTATTCGATTTACCGACATTTTCAGGTCTGGAATTGGAGACACCGTTTGTATCCACGAAGGAAACGAAGTTCACAGGATTATTCGAATTTCTGTAGAAACCAGACAGAGTAAGTGTAGCGAACTTTAGGGACCTTGTATAACCGAGCTCGAAAGAATTTATGTACTCAGGTTTCAGGTAAGGATTTCCAGAGCGGCTAGTATATTCATCAATGTAATCGACAAAAGGATTAAGGAAGAACAGATTAGGTCTTTTAATTCTTCTACTATAACTAAGCTGCACCTGATTTTCAATTCCTATCTTTTGCGAGAGATTCAGGCTCGGGAATAAATCAAAATAATTATCATCGTATTTTTGAGTTTGCCTGAGAATATCAAAATCTACGATAGTGAATTCACCTCTCAAACCAGCTTTGTAGGTAAAATCTTTATACTCACCCGTGAATTCTGCGTATGCAGCGGAGATAATATCTTTATAATTAACGTCATTATCCTTACCAGGAGCGGGGAGCCACTGATTAGAGGGGGAATCGAAGTATCTGAAAGAATAAACACCGTTAATGAACCGAGCTTCTGACTTTAATCCAGATTCGAGCTTGTTTTTCTCCCCAAAAGGATGAATATAATCTGCCTGGAAGTTAAGAAAATTGAACCTGTAATTAGACTTTCTTATTTGTTCAGTAGTTGAGTTTGAAACTATGCTTTTATATTCTGTGTTGTCATATTCATTCCGGGAAGAATAATTAATAAAGGTTGAGAAATCTCTTCCTTTTTCTTTAAACTTTTTATAATAAGTTAAGGTACCATCAAGGTTCATTCCTTCTCTGCCATTTTCGTTATACGACAAGAAATTATTAGTTAACTCGTTGTTAACGTTGTAGAAATCTATGCTACTTGTTGAATTAAGGTCTCGATTATAAAAGAAGATGTTCGTAACGAGCGAAAGAGTATTTTCTTTATCAAGGTCATAGTCTACACCAAAAGAGCCATAGTGCGAAAGACCTTTATATTTCCAGTTTAAAAGCTGGTCGGAAAATCTTGAGTTTATACTTGAGTAATTATACCTGTCAAAGTTTGTCATACCCGGCATCGAATAATTCCAGTAACTGTAATTGCCATTTAGACTAAGTTTTCCTTTCTTATAAGAGCCGCCAGTTGACAGATTATACTTATCTTCAGTACCGCCATTAACTTTCAAATTCCCATTATATCCGAGAGACTGATTCTGTTGTTTCATAACAATATTGATTATACCGGAAACGCCCTCAGCTTCATATTTTGACGAAGGGTTGTTAATAACTTCAACCTTATCGACAATATTAGCAGGCATATTCTGAAGAACCTGAGTGCCATTGCTTAACAGTGCTGAGGGTTTACCGTCAATTAAAATTTTTACATCGCTGCTGCCTCTGAGACTAACGTTGCCATCGTTATCGACTTCAACGGAGGGAACATTCTTAAGAACGTCCATTACATTACCGTTCTGTGTAGTCAAATCTTTTTTAGCGTCGTATATTTTTTTCCCAGCTTCAAAAGTCATTAAAGGGGCTTCATCGACGACTTCTATTTCCTGCGTTGTTTCTTCACTGATTTCAAGTTTCACAGTACCGAAATTGATGTCTCTGTTTTCTTTACCTGTAAGAACATTTTTAGCGACGGCATTTGTGTATCCTATATAACTAATTCTAACATAGTACCTGCCTTCAGGAATATCATTTATTGAGAACGAACCATTAACATCCGTTAGTGTACCCGTAACCAAGGAGGAATCACCAGAGTTAAAAACCTGTACGGCAGCGGATTCCAATGGTTTATTGGAGGATTTATCGACAACGGTACCTTTAATCGTCGATGTGTTTGACTGAGAGAAAGCTATGTTACTTATTAAAGCAAAAGCGATCAAAACTGAAATAACAAGAATATTCTTCATTTTAGATTCTAATAATAATTAAATATAGTACGGTTTCAATTAAATAATAGTTGCAAATAAATTATAATTAAAGAACTATTTTAGAGATTGTATGAGAGGGGATAATAATAAACAGTTGGATATAAATGAAAGAGAAGCCGCTCTTACAGCGACTTCTCTTAAATCAGAAATTCAAAAGTATTTATTCCTGAGTTGCAGTTACTTTCATTTCGGGAGGATTATTTAAATGTTTTTTTACAGCACAAAGATTAGCAGCGTTAATAACAGCGTCTTTGTACTTTTCGGGGAAGTCAGCAGGAAGTATAATTTCAAGGTCTATTCTGCTGAAGAGCCGTGATTCTTTGTTATACTGCATGTGCTGTATTATCTTAATATTATCAGAGGGGATACCTCTCTGGTCGCAGAATCCTTTGACATAAATACCCGCACAAGTCCCAATGGATGCCAGGAATAAATCAAAGGGAGCCGGAGCAGAGCCGTTTCCACCTGCCTGTATGGGCTGGTCAGTTCTGATGATAGTCCCGTTCAGGTTTGCACTGACCTTTTTATTGCCCTCAAAAAATATTTCCATTTCCATATTATTATATTATTTTAATTTAAGTAATGTACAAAAATAAAGAATATATATGCTAATAGCAACTAATATCGCAAGTAAGTTGTTATCAATTATAAATATCGGAAATTAAATAAAATAAAAACATGAAAAATATAGTATTAGTAATATTATTATCCTTAGCCTCACTAACCGCGAGCGGGCAAACGGAGGAAATGTTTATAGAATCTGAAAGCAGATTTGGGTATGATGAAACAGTAAAAGTACTTGAGGAATCGATTACAGGCAATGGATGGAAAATATTGATTACACACGACCTTCAGGCATCGATGAAAAAAGCCGGGAAGGAAGTTTTACCTGTAAAAATCTTTGAAGTATGCAATCCCAAACATTCGTACAAATTGCTATCACAGGACGACAAACGCGTATATTCATCGCTTATGCCCTGCAGGTTCTCGGTATACGAAAAAGAGGACGGAAAAGTTTATGTATCCAGAATGAATTCAATTATTCTTTCAAAACAGATAGGCGGCCTTGTTGAAGAAGTGATGACTGATGCGACAAACGAGACGGAAAAATTTCTGAAAGCAGTAGTAAGATAATTAACGGATTAAAATATTACATTTAAATAGTTCTTATATATTACCATGTTGAATTATTAATATACTTTTATTCAATTCTTCAACTACGATAAGGATAATCGTGAATGAAGCAGTAAATAAGATTGTATAAATTAGGGTATACAATATTACAGTGAAATTAATATCCGAGATTCCAATAATGATAACGGGGAAGGGTGTATATAAAGTATAGTGGAATTCTAAGACTAACGTAAATACTGAAGCGTCATCTGGAATTTATTTTTCTACGATAGATTATGGCTACAAGATTCTAATCGGCAGTATGATGCAAATAAAACTGTATGCAATCAATAAAAAAATAAGCCTTTGATTTTTTCAAAGGCTTATTCATATGTATTAATAAACAGCAGAGAGTGCGGGATTCGAACCCGCGAAACACTTTCGCATTTACACACTTTCCAGGCGTGCCTCTTCAACCACTCGAGCAACTCTCTGTAATTGAATATGTAAGTTACCAAAAATAGGATTATTTTGAAACGGATTAATTTGCCTCTTTGAGATTAGTATTTAATGATCAATTCAATTTAATGACAAATATTGAATAAAACATGGTTTACGGAATAAAAAATGATTAGATATCGCACATTTTACGAAGTACTATGTTTGAATTATTAAGGAAAAATTTAATTTTATATATAATACATTATTGAGAATGAGTATATTAATCACAAATAAGTAATTTTATAAACCCGGATAATCAGGACAACGCAATAGAAGAATAAGTTTAAATAAAATGAAGGAACAAATACTACAGTTTTTAAGAGATAGATGTTTGCAAATAAGGTTTATAAAATATAATGACAAAATATTCTTTACGAATCAGGTGAAGGAGTTAAATACTTCTTAATATGAAATGGGAATCTGTCTTAATAGCTTTGCTATCAATTCTCTTAGGTAATGTCAGTTTTGCGCAGATTGGGATTAATAAATCTGTGGGGGTTCCTTCATTATTTAACTTTCAGAAGAGTAATAATGGCAGCTATTATATTAATTCTATCAGGTATTTGATTAATGTGGATGATTCATTAAAGAATACAAACGGAAGTTTTTATTTCCAGATGTTGTGTACACAATATTCATTTGTTGGTTCATTCAAACAAAATGAATTACTCTTCCGCAGAGAACTGAATCATACAAATAAATATGATGATGAACTGAAATCTACTGAATCCTATGATACTCTGAACATCTATTCGTATTTAAATGTCCTGCCTGATTCAGTGAAATATGTATTCTTCAATGAAGACCATTTGCGTCCGCAAACAAGAGTTACGGTTCTGAATTCTTTGGACATACTTTATAAGAAGGGTTTTCGATATTTGTTTTGTGAGGCAGTGAATGGAAAAGATTCTCTGTTGAATACTCGCAAATATCCAGTTATAGAAAGCGGCTGGTACACGTCTGAGCCGGCTTATGGAAATTTGCTTCGGGAGGCTTTCAGACTTGGTTTTATAATTTTGTCTTATGAAGATACTAATAAAACTGTTCTACAGAATAACGGAAAAGTTTATTCAGCTAGCGACAGGGAAACCGAACAGGCAAATAATCTTCTGCGTTTTATAAGTAAACACAAAGATGCGAAGGTTTTAGTCCTTGCCGGTCATAGCCATATTAATGAAAACAAAAAGCAGGGATGGATGGCTTCGGTTTTTAAATTGAAGTCAGGACTGAATCCGCTAACGATTGAACAGACTGATATGGCAGAATATACGGACGCCTCTTACTCGAATAATCTTTTTGAATTGTTTAGGAGTAAAAATCAGAATAGAATACCTGTTATGCTTGTGAACAATGAGGGAAAACCATATTCATTAAAAGCTAACAGTTATGATATTACACTGTTTCCTTCGAAAACAGACTATCTTAACGAAAGACCCGACTGGCTGATAAACCTAAACGGCAACTACGAATATCCGATTGATATGAAATTTTGGGATATAAACGATACCTGTTTGATTCAGGCAATAAAGACAAATGAAGATATTGAAAGAAGTGTTCCCTCCGACCAGATACTTATTGAAGACATAAAATTAAATTATGCTTTGTATCTAAGGAGTGGAGAATACTTCATCAGAAAATTTGATAAGAATGGTAATCCCGGGAAATCATTGATTGTAAATGTAGAATAATAAAGAATACTTTCTTTAAACTTAGCATAATAAAATGAAAACTAAATTTTTTGCATTAACCGTTCTTTTCATTGTATTAATTAATACTGTTTATTCGCAGACTACTACGAGCAGCAGTTTAGCAGATAGTTTACGAAAGGAGGGAAACCTTAAAGGTGCTATAGAAGAATTCAGGAGATGGTTCGATTCAAACAGCAGCGATAAAAGATTTGTTTTCGATTATGCCTGTGCTCTTGCTCAGGATAGACAAAAGGATTCAGCCTTTAAATATATATACAAAGCAATAGCCTTAGATACTGCTGTTTATATTCTTACAGACCCTGACTTTTTAACAATACGTGATGATAAACGCTGGAATGATTTTGAAGAGACACTTATTTCAATGCTTAAGATTAAATATAAGAATTATTATAAAGATATAGAATTAGCGAAACAATTATGGAAGATGAGAGCTATTGACCAGGCGTATTACAAAGAGATAATGCTGGCTCAGAAAAAGATTGGTATGTATTCAACAGTTGAATTCGCGATATGGGAGTTTAAGAAAAGTCTCAACGAAACGAACCTTAAGAATCTGGAAGACATCATAGAAACAAAAGGCTGGCCGAAGATATCCGATGTAGGTGAAAATGCAGCCGGTGGTGCATTTCTGATAATACAGCATTCGGATTATGAGAAACAAAAGAAGTATTTACCAACAATAAAAGCTTTGTGCGAGATTAAAGAAGCAAACTGGGAAAGTTATGCATTAATGTATGACAGGATACAGATGAATGAAAACAAGCCTCAGCGTTACGGTTCTCAGGTGACATTTAACAACTCTACAAAATCGTTTGAGCTTTATCAGCTTGAGGATGAGAGCAAGGTTGATGAGTGGAGAAAAGAAATGGGATTGATTCCATTATCGGAGTATTTAGCTATCTGGGGTTTGAAGTTTGTACCTAAAAAGTAGTTATGAAAGATAATTAATATGACATCGGTATACTTTATTAAAAGAGGTGTTCTGGACTGGAAAAGTATGGCAACAAAAGAGCATGATTACCTGTAATATGATTCTCTCTAAGAACAGGAGGGAATGATCCGCCAAAAAAAAGGAGGGCTCAAAGAACGCACAAGAGGGAATGAAAAAGCGTTCCATCTGATTGCATTCCCAAACTAGAGTTTGGGAACGAGAGAATTTGGACTGTATGTATAAAGCCTGAATTTGTAAGTTGAATTAATGCAACAAATGTTCTTTTATCCCGTTTTAATAATAAATCAAATAAATAATATTATATGAGGAAAACATTAAATTTTGGGGAAGAAGTAGAGGGTTATAACATACCTGTTTTGAATGAACGCGAAATCAGGGCTGCGGCAGGGATACTTTTTCTGTTTACATTTATTTCGTTTATGGTGATTATTTTCAATGGAGATTTTACGATGTTCAAGATTGTAATATCCGGTTTTCTCCTTGATTTTTTGATTAGAGTTTTTATTAATCCAAAGTTTTCACCAACATTAATTTTAGGAAGGTTTACAGTCAGGAATCAAACACCTGAATACGTAGGAGCAGCGCAGAAAAAGTTTTCCTGGTATATTGGTGTTGGACTTGCGGCGGTAATGTTTGTGCACATGGTTGTGATAAATGCTTTCAGTCCGATAACAGGAATTATATGTTTAATCTGTCTTGTTTTTCTTTTCTTTGAATCTGCATTTGGAATATGTTTGGGGTGCAAGTTTTATAATTTATTCTTTAAGGAAAAAGCTCAGCACTGTCCGGGAGAAGTTTGTGATATGAAATCAAGACAGGATATTCAGAAGATATCAGGCATGCAGTTTGCGGTTTTGGTTGGGTTTGCAGCGTTAATTTTTATAACATCATATGTGATAAAAGATGAATTCAGCAAAAGACCATATGACATATTCGGTATTGAAGAAAAAGTACAAAATAAGTAGTGTATTAGGTACACTTCCTGATTGGTTTAAAGGTTCAGGTGAACAGAGAAGCTACTGAAGGAGCTGAAAGTAAAGAGTGAATGTTTTCATTAAATGAAAAAATTAGTTTAGTATTCCATTTCTCAGATTATATAAAGGACCAATCTGCCCGAATTGTTTTAAAATATATCTGGAAATAAAGTCTTTAAGTATTTCAATAATATTTGTAAGTTTAGATATTATTTAAAATAATAAAATTATTGTCATGGAAAACAATCAAACTA
Encoded here:
- a CDS encoding ATP-binding protein — protein: MILIDLIYNLSVLAALSVLSGFIDTRYSRKKLSGKIIQGLLFGAVVIIGMMNPFVFTEGIIFDGRTIVISLCTLFFGPISGVISSLIGIVYRTYIGGGGLVMGTLTIVEAFVFGYIFYYLRKKGKLSLKKRNLYLLGFTVHLMMLILMFTLPSEHILESFSVLTLTVIGIYPVITLIIGKVLSDQEENIMFVEAIKESEEKYRSITENSYDLIALLDLNWKYIYYNNTHKDILGYDEEELYGKKVSDFFHPDNSIDLNVFFDKCKNSNDKSETLSIKIRCKDGEYKLLNHRIKALENEYKEIDKILLIGQDITKQKKAEEELLVAKEKAEESDRLKTAFLQNMSHEIRTPLNGILGFAELLHTEETNKEEIIKYSGIIQSSGNRLLELINDIIEISKIETGNMSVCMKSISMHTMMQNVINQFLLKSEERGIELRLQQSEDVLFESDEKMLSQILTNLINNALKFTKHGSVEINYSIQGNEILFSVKDTGQGIHEEHQDKIFSRFYQVDMSMSRGYEGAGLGLSICKGLVETLKGKIWLKSELGKGTEFYFSIPYVKAAEIEPESEKSEVSIIKASKKVLIAEDDEMSFDYLNIILTSLNFDVIRAEDGKEAVDICFERNDIDMVLMDIKMPVMSGLSATKLIKERMPKLPIIAQTAYAFSTEKEVAINAGCDDYVTKPIEKDVLLKVISKYIQ
- a CDS encoding PH domain-containing protein: MRTELKKDEKVILITRPHWFTMVLKYLIGLIGIAAGITLMFFALAVVAIPVMVVSAVYLAYKILERNRNIWAVTNMRVIDEEGVFSSDTKESPLDKINNVSYSQSFWGKIFGYGNVDIQTAAEIGETTYNYVEKPGKLKDAITTMQEEYKKMQMKNQAKEFANAIGNSSDNDIGTELEKLNQLKEKGVITEEEFQAGKKKLLE
- a CDS encoding outer membrane beta-barrel family protein, with product MKNILVISVLIAFALISNIAFSQSNTSTIKGTVVDKSSNKPLESAAVQVFNSGDSSLVTGTLTDVNGSFSINDIPEGRYYVRISYIGYTNAVAKNVLTGKENRDINFGTVKLEISEETTQEIEVVDEAPLMTFEAGKKIYDAKKDLTTQNGNVMDVLKNVPSVEVDNDGNVSLRGSSDVKILIDGKPSALLSNGTQVLQNMPANIVDKVEVINNPSSKYEAEGVSGIINIVMKQQNQSLGYNGNLKVNGGTEDKYNLSTGGSYKKGKLSLNGNYSYWNYSMPGMTNFDRYNYSSINSRFSDQLLNWKYKGLSHYGSFGVDYDLDKENTLSLVTNIFFYNRDLNSTSSIDFYNVNNELTNNFLSYNENGREGMNLDGTLTYYKKFKEKGRDFSTFINYSSRNEYDNTEYKSIVSNSTTEQIRKSNYRFNFLNFQADYIHPFGEKNKLESGLKSEARFINGVYSFRYFDSPSNQWLPAPGKDNDVNYKDIISAAYAEFTGEYKDFTYKAGLRGEFTIVDFDILRQTQKYDDNYFDLFPSLNLSQKIGIENQVQLSYSRRIKRPNLFFLNPFVDYIDEYTSRSGNPYLKPEYINSFELGYTRSLKFATLTLSGFYRNSNNPVNFVSFVDTNGVSNSRPENVGKSNTYGMEFIVQGGLAKWWTVNGSVSYFNTNIYDNSNLFNFDKTYNAWSARFSTNAAIPDLFDVQFTYFYYGEQLSAQGNIEPMQSMNIALQKSFFDKRFIIGFRVNDLFNQQRFSAYNSGNNFTQIIQQKSNSRSAFFTITYNFGDNGMTKSQRTSQRKQRESENEIQQSN
- a CDS encoding OsmC family protein, which translates into the protein MEIFFEGNKKVSANLNGTIIRTDQPIQAGGNGSAPAPFDLFLASIGTCAGIYVKGFCDQRGIPSDNIKIIQHMQYNKESRLFSRIDLEIILPADFPEKYKDAVINAANLCAVKKHLNNPPEMKVTATQE
- a CDS encoding DUF302 domain-containing protein is translated as MKNIVLVILLSLASLTASGQTEEMFIESESRFGYDETVKVLEESITGNGWKILITHDLQASMKKAGKEVLPVKIFEVCNPKHSYKLLSQDDKRVYSSLMPCRFSVYEKEDGKVYVSRMNSIILSKQIGGLVEEVMTDATNETEKFLKAVVR
- a CDS encoding DUF6624 domain-containing protein yields the protein MKTKFFALTVLFIVLINTVYSQTTTSSSLADSLRKEGNLKGAIEEFRRWFDSNSSDKRFVFDYACALAQDRQKDSAFKYIYKAIALDTAVYILTDPDFLTIRDDKRWNDFEETLISMLKIKYKNYYKDIELAKQLWKMRAIDQAYYKEIMLAQKKIGMYSTVEFAIWEFKKSLNETNLKNLEDIIETKGWPKISDVGENAAGGAFLIIQHSDYEKQKKYLPTIKALCEIKEANWESYALMYDRIQMNENKPQRYGSQVTFNNSTKSFELYQLEDESKVDEWRKEMGLIPLSEYLAIWGLKFVPKK
- a CDS encoding DUF4395 domain-containing protein yields the protein MRKTLNFGEEVEGYNIPVLNEREIRAAAGILFLFTFISFMVIIFNGDFTMFKIVISGFLLDFLIRVFINPKFSPTLILGRFTVRNQTPEYVGAAQKKFSWYIGVGLAAVMFVHMVVINAFSPITGIICLICLVFLFFESAFGICLGCKFYNLFFKEKAQHCPGEVCDMKSRQDIQKISGMQFAVLVGFAALIFITSYVIKDEFSKRPYDIFGIEEKVQNK